The Raoultibacter phocaeensis genome contains a region encoding:
- a CDS encoding helix-turn-helix transcriptional regulator: MGNLRAGYRWAGFDAVSLLSLAAFFASTPLLLAPLDLMRPVLASSSDGPLLEPLTSAPFLTAVALAAMFASLAMLFVCLLKTAYARLGRTLLVGAGTSYALGMLIVCAAHFAAPVPQLVAVSAGALVGAGGAVLCMAWARQVSLPDLRIALGSLVALGAAVFALDTLVLFMTVPFRAMALALLAVAGMLGCVRSAWGSAGAGLDATTSGANWWDVFGRLDMSLIESGSDFATPLSRTLFFIVTPAVVFLLFIAGMNMHHTFYGDVLVEVLGGSIAVLCAIVLLFMKTERATINVAYRIYLPLIAAVVFVVGDFAPLDVRGLFLNVGVYVFCFVYGLVMCAMVIMMMSRMRSLALPAACMLVIAACLIAMPSYANLDAGVLGAYRLNVLLVLLLVAVILLIVTPSSRVWRLVIEGIDLSDALEKPGEQAGRSATLEERCDYVARACGLTPRESEILRFLGRGYGSVYIAEALVIAESTVRSHVKSIYRKVDVSSREELISRIDEIGETPETDAAPR, encoded by the coding sequence ATGGGCAACCTCCGAGCGGGCTATCGATGGGCTGGATTCGATGCGGTTTCACTGCTGTCATTGGCGGCGTTCTTCGCGAGCACGCCGCTTTTGCTTGCACCGCTCGACCTCATGCGACCCGTGCTCGCCTCTTCGTCGGACGGGCCGCTGCTCGAGCCGCTGACGTCGGCTCCGTTTTTGACGGCGGTGGCGCTCGCCGCCATGTTCGCATCGCTCGCCATGCTGTTCGTGTGCCTCTTGAAAACCGCCTATGCGCGCCTCGGACGCACGTTGCTCGTCGGTGCCGGGACGTCGTACGCCCTTGGTATGCTTATCGTGTGCGCAGCGCATTTCGCCGCTCCGGTACCGCAGCTCGTCGCCGTTTCGGCCGGAGCACTCGTCGGGGCGGGCGGAGCCGTCCTCTGCATGGCGTGGGCGCGGCAGGTTTCCCTTCCGGATCTACGGATAGCGCTAGGATCGCTCGTGGCGCTCGGTGCAGCCGTGTTCGCCCTCGATACGCTCGTGCTGTTCATGACGGTGCCCTTTCGGGCGATGGCGCTTGCGCTTCTTGCCGTCGCGGGTATGCTCGGGTGCGTGAGGAGTGCTTGGGGCTCCGCAGGTGCGGGGCTCGATGCCACGACGTCGGGTGCGAACTGGTGGGATGTGTTCGGCAGGCTCGACATGTCGCTCATCGAAAGCGGAAGCGACTTCGCAACGCCGCTGTCCCGTACGTTGTTCTTCATCGTTACGCCTGCGGTGGTGTTCCTTCTCTTCATAGCCGGCATGAACATGCACCATACGTTCTACGGCGACGTTCTGGTTGAGGTGCTCGGCGGTTCGATCGCGGTGCTGTGCGCAATCGTGCTGCTGTTCATGAAAACCGAGCGCGCTACGATCAACGTCGCGTACCGCATCTACCTTCCGCTTATTGCTGCGGTGGTGTTCGTGGTGGGCGATTTCGCACCGCTTGATGTGCGCGGGTTGTTTCTCAACGTGGGCGTCTACGTGTTCTGCTTCGTATACGGGCTCGTCATGTGTGCGATGGTTATCATGATGATGAGTAGGATGAGGTCGCTTGCACTGCCTGCCGCTTGCATGCTCGTCATCGCCGCCTGCCTCATAGCCATGCCTTCCTATGCGAACCTCGACGCGGGCGTGCTCGGGGCGTACCGTCTCAACGTGCTGCTTGTACTTCTGCTCGTAGCCGTCATCCTGCTGATCGTCACGCCGTCGTCGCGTGTGTGGCGTCTTGTGATCGAGGGGATTGACCTGTCCGACGCTCTCGAAAAACCCGGCGAACAGGCGGGCAGGTCGGCTACGCTCGAAGAGCGGTGCGATTATGTTGCGCGCGCATGCGGACTCACCCCGCGCGAAAGCGAGATCCTGCGCTTTCTCGGACGCGGCTACGGTTCGGTCTACATAGCCGAAGCGCTCGTCATCGCCGAGAGCACGGTGCGCAGCCATGTCAAGAGCATCTACCGCAAAGTCGACGTCTCGTCGCGCGAAGAGCTGATAAGCCGTATAGACGAAATTGGGGAGACGCCCGAAACCGATGCGGCACCGCGTTGA